One genomic region from Parerythrobacter aestuarii encodes:
- a CDS encoding heavy metal translocating P-type ATPase translates to MTAQPTHKSFEAPGLQDSRFTVPGIRCAGCIAKIERGLGLIEGVEAARVNFSAKRVAVRHNQMVSDEALVSALERLGFEAQPVAANPLAEDEGESQLLLRALAVAGFGMMNIMLLSVSVWSGAGGVTKDLFHWLSAVIALPVVFYSGRPFFSSAWMALRYRRTNMDVPISIGVLLATGLSVYETMTGGEHAYFDGAVMLLFFLLAGRALDAAMRGKTRAGIGALLGRMGRSASVLQPDGSTARVKAEDLQTGNMMLVAAGESLAADGMVEQGHSAIDNAMLTGEGIPEPVTVGSTVHAGTINMLAPLQVRITAVAQDTAIAEIARLMDEAGQSRSRYVRIADRASRLYAPAVHSLAALAFFGWMIAGAGWHQSLVIAIAVLIITCPCAMGLAVPAAQVVASNTLLRHGLLVKDGTALERLAEVDVALFDKTGTLTLGEPRADASSLSTDEKSIALGLAQTSRHPLSVGLAKTLGASVTPARLEDVREIGGSGIRATLGDRPVALKRPDQQEESMAVDLLIDGTAKTIRFCDPLREDAASVFAKLREMGLDSSILSGDSEQAVARMARDLGVTGSGGLHPADKLAVLDRLKAQGHFPLMVGDGLNDGPALASAHASIAPGSASDASQQAADAVFVSAHLAPVAMAVAVSRRTMQIVRQNFAFAVVYNALAVPLALAGFVTPMIAAIAMSLSSVVVVANSLRLARFTQ, encoded by the coding sequence ATGACTGCGCAGCCGACCCACAAGTCGTTCGAAGCGCCAGGGCTGCAGGACAGCCGCTTCACTGTGCCGGGTATTCGCTGTGCGGGCTGCATTGCGAAGATTGAGCGCGGGCTTGGCCTGATCGAAGGGGTCGAGGCGGCACGGGTCAATTTTTCCGCCAAACGGGTCGCCGTACGCCACAATCAAATGGTTTCTGACGAAGCGCTGGTTTCCGCACTCGAGCGTCTTGGTTTCGAAGCACAGCCCGTGGCTGCTAACCCCTTGGCCGAGGACGAGGGGGAATCCCAACTGCTGTTACGGGCGCTGGCCGTTGCCGGTTTCGGCATGATGAACATCATGCTGCTCTCTGTCAGCGTCTGGTCCGGGGCGGGCGGCGTAACCAAAGACCTGTTTCACTGGCTTTCGGCAGTGATTGCCTTGCCCGTTGTGTTCTACTCGGGACGGCCGTTCTTCTCCTCGGCGTGGATGGCACTGCGGTATCGCCGCACCAACATGGATGTGCCGATCTCGATCGGCGTGCTGCTTGCGACCGGGCTGAGCGTCTACGAGACGATGACCGGTGGGGAGCACGCCTATTTCGACGGTGCGGTGATGCTGCTGTTTTTCTTGCTCGCGGGTCGTGCACTCGATGCCGCCATGCGGGGCAAGACACGCGCCGGGATCGGTGCCTTGCTGGGCCGAATGGGCCGCAGCGCTAGCGTTCTCCAGCCTGACGGATCAACAGCCAGGGTCAAAGCCGAAGACCTGCAAACCGGCAACATGATGCTGGTGGCGGCAGGAGAATCGCTTGCTGCCGACGGCATGGTCGAGCAGGGCCACAGCGCCATCGACAACGCCATGTTGACCGGCGAAGGCATACCAGAACCGGTCACCGTCGGCAGCACGGTCCATGCTGGAACCATCAACATGCTGGCCCCGCTGCAGGTGCGGATTACTGCTGTGGCGCAGGATACCGCCATCGCCGAGATTGCGCGGCTCATGGATGAGGCCGGGCAATCACGTAGTCGCTATGTCCGCATCGCCGACCGTGCTTCGCGGCTCTATGCCCCAGCGGTCCATTCGCTGGCGGCCCTGGCCTTTTTCGGCTGGATGATCGCGGGGGCGGGCTGGCACCAGTCGTTGGTCATCGCGATTGCTGTCCTGATCATCACGTGCCCTTGCGCCATGGGGCTGGCTGTGCCGGCCGCTCAGGTGGTGGCGAGCAATACCTTGCTGCGGCATGGCTTGCTGGTGAAGGATGGCACAGCGCTTGAGCGGCTCGCCGAAGTCGATGTCGCGCTGTTCGACAAGACGGGAACGTTGACATTGGGCGAACCACGGGCCGATGCCAGCAGTCTAAGCACGGATGAGAAATCCATCGCACTGGGTCTTGCGCAAACGAGCCGCCACCCGCTCAGCGTCGGTCTGGCCAAGACACTTGGCGCATCGGTCACTCCAGCCCGGCTCGAGGACGTGCGCGAAATAGGCGGCTCAGGCATCAGGGCGACCTTGGGCGACCGCCCTGTCGCGTTGAAACGGCCTGACCAGCAAGAAGAGAGCATGGCAGTCGACCTGCTGATTGACGGCACTGCCAAGACAATTCGCTTTTGCGATCCGCTTCGCGAAGACGCTGCATCGGTGTTCGCCAAACTGCGCGAGATGGGCTTGGATTCGTCGATCCTCTCCGGCGATAGCGAGCAGGCCGTGGCCCGCATGGCACGGGATCTCGGCGTCACCGGGAGCGGGGGCCTGCATCCGGCTGACAAGCTCGCTGTTCTCGACCGGCTCAAGGCGCAGGGGCATTTCCCGCTAATGGTGGGTGATGGGCTCAACGACGGCCCCGCCCTGGCTTCGGCGCATGCTTCGATTGCGCCGGGATCCGCCAGTGACGCGAGCCAACAGGCTGCAGACGCGGTCTTTGTCAGCGCTCACCTTGCGCCGGTCGCGATGGCGGTGGCCGTGTCGCGCCGCACCATGCAGATCGTACGCCAGAACTTCGCTTTTGCGGTCGTTTACAACGCCCTCGCCGTGCCGTTGGCGCTGGCAGGGTTCGTCACTCCCATGATCGCTGCCATCGCCATGTCGCTCAGTTCAGTGGTGGTGGTTGCCAATTCGTTGCGCCTCGCGCGGTTTACGCAGTGA
- the ccoS gene encoding cbb3-type cytochrome oxidase assembly protein CcoS translates to MSILAFLIPIALGMGALGLAFFFWAMRNGQFEDLDGAARRILIDDEDEGT, encoded by the coding sequence GTGAGCATCCTGGCTTTCCTGATCCCGATCGCGCTTGGCATGGGGGCGCTGGGTCTTGCATTCTTCTTCTGGGCGATGCGAAACGGCCAGTTCGAAGATCTCGACGGAGCTGCTCGGCGGATCCTGATCGATGACGAGGATGAA
- a CDS encoding FixH family protein, with translation MTKRFTGWHMTAILVGGFSIVVAVNILMATLAIGSFGGVVVENSYVASQNFNRWLEQAERENALGWNARVARSGDGRLEVVTEGTPKGAKATVELRHPLGRDETLAFPLTSAGNGRYLSQRALPEGRWLVRLTLSHGADSLRMERPVG, from the coding sequence ATGACCAAGCGATTCACCGGCTGGCACATGACCGCCATCCTTGTCGGCGGGTTCAGCATCGTGGTGGCGGTCAACATCCTGATGGCGACGTTGGCGATAGGCAGCTTCGGCGGAGTGGTGGTGGAGAATTCCTACGTCGCCAGCCAGAACTTCAATCGCTGGTTGGAACAGGCCGAGCGTGAGAATGCACTGGGATGGAATGCCCGGGTGGCCCGCAGCGGCGATGGCCGGCTGGAAGTGGTGACTGAAGGTACGCCCAAAGGCGCTAAAGCGACTGTCGAATTGCGCCATCCCCTTGGCCGAGACGAGACGTTGGCGTTCCCGCTGACCTCGGCTGGCAACGGGAGGTACTTGAGCCAAAGAGCACTCCCCGAAGGTCGCTGGCTGGTCCGGCTCACCTTGTCGCATGGTGCCGATAGCCTGCGCATGGAGAGGCCCGTGGGATGA